The Pseudophryne corroboree isolate aPseCor3 chromosome 2, aPseCor3.hap2, whole genome shotgun sequence genome has a segment encoding these proteins:
- the LOC135050798 gene encoding uncharacterized protein LOC135050798: MADVDQQGQDQQATFTLQLTPVDPSQPIQLQDIPQASMSPQLAQAPPQPQIPDDFWSSWTSQQAQSNASLTAHTQHLASLPHHLPRISRNSGRLIVQVGRIATSMEQIRADNNQMLAHLTRIIDEQQRHQQTLVQLIQHNQVVNESLSRIVASHTATNTQLNASINNLSNNITLMAAQQVTSSSGTTTPIQTPVTSPVRRSSRARASEPAQSTAPSTHKRKK; encoded by the coding sequence atggccgacgtggaccagcagggacaagaccaacaggcaactttcacactgcaactaacacctgttgacccgagccagccaatacagctgcaggatatcccccaagcctccatgagtccacaactggcacaagctccaccccagccacaaataccagatgacttttggtccagttggacaagccaacaggcccaaagcaatgccagcctgaccgcacatacccaacaccttgccagtctgccccatcatctaccgcgcattagtcgcaactcgggcagactgattgtccaagtaggccgaatcgcaacatcgatggagcaaatacgggcagacaacaaccaaatgctggctcatttaacgcgcatcattgatgagcaacagcgccaccaACAAACACTCGtacaactaatacagcacaaccaggttgtgaatgagtctttatcccggattgtagccagccacactgcaaccaacacacaactgaatgcaagcataaataatttgagcaacaacataacattgatggcagctcaacaagtgacctccagctctggaaccacgacccctatccaaacgccagtaacctcccctgttcggcgttcctcccgagcacgtgccagtgagccagcacaaagcacagcacccagcacacacaagcggaaaaaataa